The segment GAATTACCACCAGGGGCATCAGTGCCTCAAGGGTCCTCAACCTACTCGCGCTCAGAGGATCAAGAGAAAAGGGGGGAGGAGGACCATCCCCTGCCAGAGACACCCCTGAAAGAAGCAGCAACAGAGTTCTCCCCACCAAGATCGAGGGCACTGGCCTTTCAACCAGGAGCCTGCAGTACCGAGAGGAAGATGTTGGCACCTGAGGAGAGTGCAGAGTGGAACAGTAACGATAAGGGCAGCGAGAACATGGAAGGAGCACAGGAGGAGGATCAACGGCCCAGAAAATTGACTCAAAAATCCGGCCTCCGGCAGATGGCCCTGGAGCTGGCCCCGCTGCCTCAGGAGACCTCCCACATTGGAATGCTGGCGGCACCCAGTGTCTACCAAGTGGTGGGGGAACCTTGGGACCTCGAGGGAGATGGCCTCGTAGTTTTCACCAACCATCAATACAGGATCCATAACCGCTGGTTCAGAGAGCAGCTGAGGACCAGAGCAGGGCCAGGTTACCATCTGGACGAACATGTAATACAAAATGCCAACGGTGAAGGGAGCGAAGGAGAGATTGTGATGCTAAATGGTCGCAATCTGCCCTACTGCGTGGTGATCCTCGTCCCGATCGTCCCCTACGACAGGAGGATTCACACGTTGGAAGCTTATCGGCGAGAGATGTGGAGTGGATTAAAAAGAGGGCTCATGGCGGCTAACAGCCAAGAGATGAGGCGAGTGATGGTGAGTGTGCAAGGACTGAGATCTGCAGATTTGCCGTGGGAAACAGCCCAAGCCATGGCTGAGGGAGGAGTAGTGGACCTGGCTAAGAACTACGGTTTTGGGTTCCAGGAGCTAGTAGTAGTGATTGACCCCAAAAAGCACCACATTCAGAGAGACGGAGTAGTCCGGATGGCGGCCGTACTGGAGGAGAATCTACGCGATGGCCGCCCAAAACCAGAGATTGAGAAGCATTCCCCGACGGCTGGAGAAGCTGAGCCGTCGATTCTTCCCCTGACCAGGATAAAACTGAAAGAACCCCAACTTGGATCGGGGCCAGGGACAGAAGGATATATCAAACGGGTTGTGTGCGAGCCATATGATGACGAGCAAGAGGAACCAGGTCCTGAGGAAATAAGGATTAAAACATCGCCCGGAGAAGGAACAGCAGCGATGAAGCCAGTTAGGATTCCACCGCTGAACCCCCTGGAGGGGGAGCCTCTCCGACAGCCGCAGTATGAGGACATCAGCGACCcggaggatgaagaggacggGGCCTTTTCCGGCCCTGTGCAACCTGTTGGGGAATACAAGTCGCTGCGGATGGGACAGCGTCGGGGGCAGAAGAAAGGAACCGAGATCTTCAACATCGAGAGGGCTTCAGAGAGGATGGCGCGCAACATAACCTGGGGACCTGTCCACGCCAAAGATGGACGACGTACCTACGTTCCAGAAGTCGGCCAG is part of the Poecilia reticulata strain Guanapo unplaced genomic scaffold, Guppy_female_1.0+MT scaffold_293, whole genome shotgun sequence genome and harbors:
- the LOC108166006 gene encoding uncharacterized protein LOC108166006, whose translation is MQGGPPTRYTMVLSSDSDREELPPGASVPQGSSTYSRSEDQEKRGEEDHPLPETPLKEAATEFSPPRSRALAFQPGACSTERKMLAPEESAEWNSNDKGSENMEGAQEEDQRPRKLTQKSGLRQMALELAPLPQETSHIGMLAAPSVYQVVGEPWDLEGDGLVVFTNHQYRIHNRWFREQLRTRAGPGYHLDEHVIQNANGEGSEGEIVMLNGRNLPYCVVILVPIVPYDRRIHTLEAYRREMWSGLKRGLMAANSQEMRRVMVSVQGLRSADLPWETAQAMAEGGVVDLAKNYGFGFQELVVVIDPKKHHIQRDGVVRMAAVLEENLRDGRPKPEIEKHSPTAGEAEPSILPLTRIKLKEPQLGSGPGTEGYIKRVVCEPYDDEQEEPGPEEIRIKTSPGEGTAAMKPVRIPPLNPLEGEPLRQPQYEDISDPEDEEDGAFSGPVQPVGEYKSLRMGQRRGQKKGTEIFNIERASERMARNITWGPVHAKDGRRTYVPEVGQKEYQIPAEWAQRLEDRVTLKDFEVAALVPIMKLRMTEGTVFLWLVLRDLSHSWSLI